In Macadamia integrifolia cultivar HAES 741 unplaced genomic scaffold, SCU_Mint_v3 scaffold_211A, whole genome shotgun sequence, a single window of DNA contains:
- the LOC122071348 gene encoding cytochrome P450 71A4-like gives MFQEIGNLLGTFNITDFIPWLGWVNFVNGLEKRMEKIFVEIDVFLDTVIQQHRIGNKKKDYHNNDADINLVDILLQIEKDRGFGISLWNDNIKAILLDMFGAGTDPTSILLEWTMEEILKHPEVMKEVQEEVRGSQGAKQISQKLI, from the exons ATGTTCCAGGAAATAGGAAATTTGCTAGGAACATTTAATATAACAGACTTCATACCTTGGCTTGGGTGGGTGAATTTTGTAAATGGGTTGGAGAAGAGGATGGAGAAAATTTTTGTAGAGATAGATGTTTTTCTTGATACTGTGATTCAACAACACAGAattggaaataagaaaaaagactATCACAATAATGATGCAGACATTAACTTAGTAGACATCCTCCTTCAAATTGAAAAAGACAGGGGCTTTGGAATTTCTCTTTGGAACGATAACATCAAAGCCATTCTATtg GATATGTTTGGCGCCGGAACTGATCCCACAAGTATACTTCTAGAATGGACAATGGAAGAAATTTTAAAGCATCCAGAAGTCATGAAAGAAGTTCAAGAGGAAGTACGGGGGTCACAAGGGGCAAAGCAAATATCACAGAAGTTGATATAA
- the LOC122071347 gene encoding cytochrome P450 71A3-like yields the protein MGWRRGREFFCRDRCFLDIVIQQHRIGNKKKDYHNNDAVIDLVDILLQIEKDRSFGISLWNDNIKAILLDMFGAGTDPTSILLEWTMAKILKHPEVMKEVQEEIWGVTRGKENIAYVDIKQMHYLNAMIKKTLRLHLPLPLLIPRKLTIC from the exons ATGGgttggagaagaggaagggaattTTTTTGTAGAGATAGATGTTTTCTTGATATTGTGATTCAACAACACAGAattggaaataagaaaaaagactATCACAATAATGATGCAGTCATAGACTTAGTAGACATCCTCCTTCAGATTGAAAAAGACAGGAGCTTTGGAATTTCTCTTTGGAACGATAACATCAAAGCCATTCTATtg GATATGTTTGGTGCCGGAACTGATCCCACAAGTATACTTCTCGAGTGGACGATGGCAAAAATTTTAAAGCATCCAGAAGTAATGAAAGAAGTTCAAGAGGAAATATGGGGGGTCACAAGGGGCAAAGAGAATATTGCATATGTTGATATAAAACAAATGCATTATTTGAATGCAATGATTAAGAAGACACTAAGACTGCATCTTCCACTCCCCTTATTGATTCCGCGTAAATTGACAATCTGTTAA
- the LOC122071349 gene encoding uncharacterized protein LOC122071349, which produces MGCPLDEIVTCHTLFSCRLRHVVIKLLHLGKTFQKKLMSSQQLKLRCMGNNGCINKQCSNHSGWFADENEETQWQEVIDLNLTRVFLCTKVFIFESLNYFHAWVLGFLLFVTEVICFCMQQPK; this is translated from the exons ATGGGATGTCCCTTAGATGAGATAGTGACCTGTCATACACTGTTTTCTTGCAGATTGAGGCATGTGGTGATCAAACTCTTACATTTGGGGAAGACGTTTCAAAAGAAGCTGATGTCGAGTCAACAATTAAAACT TCGATGTATGGGAAACAATGGATGTATTAATAAACAATGCAG TAATCACTCGGGATGGTTTGCTGATGAGAATGAAGAAACCCAGTGGCAAGAGGTTATTGATTTGAATCTTACTCGTGTATTTCTCTGCACAAAGGTATTTATATTTGAAAGCCTCAACTATTTTCATGCATGGGTGCTGGGGTTTTTGTTATTTGTAACTGAGGTTATCTGCTTTTGCATGCAGCAGCCAAAATaa